The Lipingzhangella halophila genomic interval CCCTCCGCGAAGGTAGCCATGGCCGGCTTGGGACCGCGGCTGTGAAGCGCGGGCGTCAACGATAGAACTGCATCACCAGCTCCACGTTCTCGAAGTTCATCTCCGCCAGGCCCTGACGGCGAATCATCCAGAACGGACACCCTGTTGACTCGGGATACTCGGCCCCTTCGTACTGCGCCTGGGCCAGCAACAGCCACACCCATCATCGTCGGTTGGCAGATACCGACATGGTGAGTACAGCGAAGACCCCTCAGAGAAGGTCAGGATCCGGTCATCACAAAGGTTGCGGCAATGGGGCCGATACGCGTTAGCGCGTGAGCCTGCTTGCCGCCGAGCGCACACCGCACCATCCCACGGCGCCCAAAGAAAGCGGGCGCCCCGCCGCCCCATCCCTCAGCACCCAGAGCGGCCCACCGCTTCCGCTTTTCACGACGCCGCGGCGTGCTCCACTACACCGAACCCGCGCGGAACCTGAAGCTGCTCGGCGTCGGTGATGGTCCCCGCGGGCACCGAGTCCAGGGCGGCCGGCGCCTGCGGGCTGCGCATCGGGCACAGCAGCCACAGCCCGTGCGGGGCGGTGCCGCTCTCGCGGGCCTGCTGTGCCAGGTCGGTCAGCAGCTTGCGCCCGGCCAGATACCGCGACAACGGGGTGGCACCATGCAGGAACACCGTGCGTTCGGCTCCGGCGGAACGGATGCGCTCGCCGAGCCGGGCGCAGGCGTCGGCGACCATGTTGCCGAACGCCGCGGGACCACTCTCGGTGTCGGCCTTCAGCACCACGGGCCACGGCGGGCCGCCGAACTCGGTGATGAGCTCGTTCAGCACGGCCACGAACTCCGCGGAGACGTCCACCGCGGAGACGTCCGGACGCTCGGCCAGCAGCTGTGCCGCGGCCTCGGCCTCGGTGAGCCACACCTTGACGGCGAGGTAGCCCCCGCGGGCCGTCGACCGCTCCAGCCGCCGCAGGACACGGTCCTGCTCGGCGTCCGAAGCCGCGGCGAAAACGCCGTGCCCGCCCGTCTGCGAGCTGGACCGCAGCGTCGTCACCTCGGGCGGTAGCACCCAGGTGGCGGTGTCTCCGTCCGCGGTCCGGGCCACCAACTTCGGGTGCTTGGCCGACAGCAGGTCCCACAGCTGCTCGTCGGTGGGTTCGGGAAGCCGGGGGAACCGCGCTTTGACCCGGTCGCGGATCTGCTGCGGGGTGATGCCCGGTGGGCCCAGGTAGCCGACCGCCTGCGCGAGTTGCAGCGCTCGCTCCAGACCCATGGTCGCGGGGTAGAGCTCGCGCCGGATCGTCACCTGGGCGCGCTCGGAAGCGGCCGCGGCGAGATGCACGAGGTCGTGGTCGGAGAGAAGACTCATCCCCTCTTCGACCCGAACGGCGCGCAGCGCCGTGCGCACCTCCTCCGCGGTGGGCAGCGGCGCCGTGTCGTCGAAGTCGACCAACTGGTCGGCGGCGGCCCCCAGCGCGGCCGCGTAGTCGAGCAGGTCGGCCTCCACCGGGACGGTGGGGTCGTCGTCAATGATCTGGGCCACCAGCACCCGCGAGCCGTGCCGGCGCACGGTGAAGCGCGGGTCCTCGCGCTGCGCCTCGCTCTCGACCGCCACCCGCACAGCGGCCGTCGCCAGCGCCAGGCGCGTCATGGCGGTGTCGCGTTCGGAGCCCCGCATGTCCAGAAGCTCCTCGGCGATCTGGCCGACCTCACGGATCCGACCGTGACCGGCCAGGATCTGCACGACATCGTCGCGCACCGCACCGAGCAGCGACGCGCTGCGGTTCCAGTAGGTGTGCGCGGTCTCCAGCTGCCGGGTGACGTACTCCTGCTCCAGTCCCAGCTCGTCGGCGACCTGCGCGGTCGTGGGCCAGCGGGGCCGTCGGGGCCCGTGCTCCGGCAGGCCCAGCAGTTGCCGCGCCACACGCACCCAGGCGGCGTTGGCCTCGGTGGTGTTGGGTACGAACTGCCGGATCACCTTGTCGATGTTGGCTTCGCGCTTGGCCTGCTCGTCGGCGCCGGACGGGAGCTTCGGGCTCACCCGCAGATCCGGCTCGGCCACGCCCAGCCGGTCGCGCCAGGTCGTCACCATGCTGACAAGCTCGTTGCGGGTGTGGAAGGAGACGCCGCGCTTCTTGCGGATCTCGGGCGTGGGCTGGTTCAGCAGGTCGCCCACGGTCTCACAGCGCAGCACCCGCGTGGCCGCGTCCAGGGCGACCGGGCTGAGGCCCGCCAGGTGCAGCGGCGTGTCGGCCGTGGCGGTCTCGGCGTTGCGCTGGCGGGTCTCTTCGTCCTCGGCGGCGCCGGCCGCCGGGTCGGCGGACTGGAAGACCTTCTCCCAGGCGTCCTGCATCTCCTCCAGCGAGGAGAACCGCTGCGCGGGGCGACGGTGCAGGGCGCGCTGGAAGAAGACCCGAAGGTGGCCCCGCATCTGCTCGGGGAAGGACTCCTCGGCCAGGCGCGGCTGCTCGACCTCGGCGGGCAGGAACGCGAGGTCCACGCCATCCTCGTGCCAGACCGGCAGCTCGCCCGAGGCCATCTCGTGCAGGGTGGCCGCCATGGCGTAGCGCTCGGCCGCATCGTCGTAGCGGCGCGGCGGCTCGTCGACGTCGAGGAACGGGTCGAGGTAGCCCTTGGTGCCCGCAGTCGTGTTGTCGGCGGGGACCCCGGCCAGGGAGAAGTCGAAGAGGACGAGTTCCAGCCCCTTTTTACGGGTGCGTTCGCGCACGCCCAGGTTGGCCGGCTTGATGTCGCGGTGGAGGACCCCCTTGCCCTCCAGGTAGTCGACGATCTCGAAGAGGTGGCGGCCGAACCGGTGCAGCTCCTCGACGCCCAGGCTGGACTCCAGGTACTCGGCGAGCGTCATCTGGCCCGCAGGTTCCAGCGGCAGGACGGTGCGCTCGCCGATGGTGATCGCACCGCCGTCCTCGCCGGCGAGCGCGACGACGCGGGGGTTGCTCAGTGCGGCGAGCTGCTGCGCCTCGCGCCGCAGCTTCTCGGCCGCGGAGTTCTCGTTGACCGCGACCTTGAAGACCTGCTCCTCTGCGCGTCCGCCGCGGCCGGGCCTGCGGACCAGCAGCGCACGCGATGTGGAGCCCTTGCCCAGGACGTTGGCGACCTCCCAGCCCTCGTAGACCTCCTGGCCCTTGACGGCCACCAGCGGGTCGGTGACGACCTCGGAGCGGTTCAGCTGCTCGTCGATCTCGTCGAGGCGGCGCAGGAACGCGCGCGGCGAACCGGTGCGCTCGTCGGGGTCGGCCCTGGTGGCCTCGCGCACGAGGGTGTCCATCAGCGGCGTGACATCGTCGTTGACGGCTGCGGGCGCGAGTTCGCCGTGCTCGCGGATCCGCTCGCTCAGCTCGCGCCGGTTCTCGCCCGGCGCCTGGTCGCTGAGGATCAGATGGGCGACGGCGCCAAGGCCGAACATGTCCATGGCACGCGCGTCGCCGCCGTAGCCGGGGAACTCGGGAGCCAGGTAGGCCTGGGCGGACTTCTCGACATGCGCGGTCAGTGCGCGTGCGCCCAGATGCGCGGTCAGGCTCTCGGAGTCGCTGATGAGGCGGGTGCCGCCGGTGCTCAGCGCCGGGCGCTGCCGCGAGGCCACCTGCCAGTCCGCGATGCGCAGTCGCGGGTAGTTGCCGTCGAGCTCGACCCACACGCTGCGGGCGGCCAGGGCCCGGTGGAACAGCCGGTTGCTGTGGGCGTGTTTGAGGGCCTCGGCGAGCTGGCGGACCATCTCGACCCGGGTGTCGAAGTCCAGCCCGGCGCCGTGCTCACGCATGTAGTGGTCCAGGCGCAGCCACTTGTCGTTGTGCGAGAAGACGATCGCCGGTCCGCGGCCGTCGATGACCCCGTAGTGCTCGGCCTTGACGATGCCCTCGTGGGCGATGCCGTCGAGGGAACGGAACTCGCGCTCGGCGGCGCGGCGCACCGACTCGCGGTGCTCGTCGGTGTCGGTCTCGCCGTAGTGGTAGATGCGCACGCGCCCGTGCTTGCGCTGCAGGTCGGTGTGCGAACCGAGGTAGTCGGTCCAGGTGGGCCCCGACTCGAAGGCGCGGCCGTCCACGGAGTAGTGGCCGAACTCCAGCTCGCGCTCGATCGGCTGCGCGCCGATCTCCTCCATGAGCCGCCGCACGTTCTTCAGGAACTCCGGCGACGGCCGCCCATTGGGGCCGGGGCGGTTCAGGAAGTCGGTCCAGACGCCGCCGAGGGTGGTCTGGTCCTCAAGGCCGTCGCGCCCGTAAACGCACTGCCGCTGGATGTCGTCGAACTCGCACACCAGATCGGGGGCCGAGAGAAAGACGCCCGCCTCGATGAAGGGGACCCGCAGGTCGGGAATCTGCAGGTTGCGGGCCGCCCACTGGAACTGGCCCCTGAGCTCCTTGGCCTTCTGGTCGACCAGGTGCAGGGGGTTGTCGAGGGCACGGGTCTTGTCGTGCCCGTTGACGAACCAGGTGCCGCCCCGGTTGGTGGCACGGCCAGGGTGACCCTTGAG includes:
- the pglW gene encoding BREX system serine/threonine kinase PglW; translated protein: MADRWWGPPSEYPWEQQGLDHIREQMPDREPYRAWQCFSFTANTRRVRECDLFVVTPGGVFLLELKGHPGRATNRGGTWFVNGHDKTRALDNPLHLVDQKAKELRGQFQWAARNLQIPDLRVPFIEAGVFLSAPDLVCEFDDIQRQCVYGRDGLEDQTTLGGVWTDFLNRPGPNGRPSPEFLKNVRRLMEEIGAQPIERELEFGHYSVDGRAFESGPTWTDYLGSHTDLQRKHGRVRIYHYGETDTDEHRESVRRAAEREFRSLDGIAHEGIVKAEHYGVIDGRGPAIVFSHNDKWLRLDHYMREHGAGLDFDTRVEMVRQLAEALKHAHSNRLFHRALAARSVWVELDGNYPRLRIADWQVASRQRPALSTGGTRLISDSESLTAHLGARALTAHVEKSAQAYLAPEFPGYGGDARAMDMFGLGAVAHLILSDQAPGENRRELSERIREHGELAPAAVNDDVTPLMDTLVREATRADPDERTGSPRAFLRRLDEIDEQLNRSEVVTDPLVAVKGQEVYEGWEVANVLGKGSTSRALLVRRPGRGGRAEEQVFKVAVNENSAAEKLRREAQQLAALSNPRVVALAGEDGGAITIGERTVLPLEPAGQMTLAEYLESSLGVEELHRFGRHLFEIVDYLEGKGVLHRDIKPANLGVRERTRKKGLELVLFDFSLAGVPADNTTAGTKGYLDPFLDVDEPPRRYDDAAERYAMAATLHEMASGELPVWHEDGVDLAFLPAEVEQPRLAEESFPEQMRGHLRVFFQRALHRRPAQRFSSLEEMQDAWEKVFQSADPAAGAAEDEETRQRNAETATADTPLHLAGLSPVALDAATRVLRCETVGDLLNQPTPEIRKKRGVSFHTRNELVSMVTTWRDRLGVAEPDLRVSPKLPSGADEQAKREANIDKVIRQFVPNTTEANAAWVRVARQLLGLPEHGPRRPRWPTTAQVADELGLEQEYVTRQLETAHTYWNRSASLLGAVRDDVVQILAGHGRIREVGQIAEELLDMRGSERDTAMTRLALATAAVRVAVESEAQREDPRFTVRRHGSRVLVAQIIDDDPTVPVEADLLDYAAALGAAADQLVDFDDTAPLPTAEEVRTALRAVRVEEGMSLLSDHDLVHLAAAASERAQVTIRRELYPATMGLERALQLAQAVGYLGPPGITPQQIRDRVKARFPRLPEPTDEQLWDLLSAKHPKLVARTADGDTATWVLPPEVTTLRSSSQTGGHGVFAAASDAEQDRVLRRLERSTARGGYLAVKVWLTEAEAAAQLLAERPDVSAVDVSAEFVAVLNELITEFGGPPWPVVLKADTESGPAAFGNMVADACARLGERIRSAGAERTVFLHGATPLSRYLAGRKLLTDLAQQARESGTAPHGLWLLCPMRSPQAPAALDSVPAGTITDAEQLQVPRGFGVVEHAAAS